A region of Homo sapiens chromosome X, GRCh38.p14 Primary Assembly DNA encodes the following proteins:
- the MAGEC2 gene encoding melanoma-associated antigen C2, whose translation MPPVPGVPFRNVDNDSPTSVELEDWVDAQHPTDEEEEEASSASSTLYLVFSPSSFSTSSSLILGGPEEEEVPSGVIPNLTESIPSSPPQGPPQGPSQSPLSSCCSSFSWSSFSEESSSQKGEDTGTCQGLPDSESSFTYTLDEKVAELVEFLLLKYEAEEPVTEAEMLMIVIKYKDYFPVILKRAREFMELLFGLALIEVGPDHFCVFANTVGLTDEGSDDEGMPENSLLIIILSVIFIKGNCASEEVIWEVLNAVGVYAGREHFVYGEPRELLTKVWVQGHYLEYREVPHSSPPYYEFLWGPRAHSESIKKKVLEFLAKLNNTVPSSFPSWYKDALKDVEERVQATIDTADDATVMASESLSVMSSNVSFSE comes from the coding sequence ATGCCTCCCGTTCCAGGCGTTCCATTCCGCAACGTTGACAACGACTCCCCGACCTCAGTTGAGTTAGAAGACTGGGTAGATGCACAGCATCCcacagatgaggaagaggaggaagcctCCTCCGCCTCTTCCACTTTGTACTTAGTATTTTCCCCCtcttctttctccacatcctcttctctGATTCTTGGTGGtcctgaggaggaggaggtgccCTCTGGTGTGATACCAAATCTTACCGAGAGCATTCCCAGTAGTCCTCCACAGGGTCCTCCACAGGGTCCTTCCCAGAGTCCTCTGAGCTCCTGCTGCTCCTCTTTTTCATGGAGCTCATTCAGTGAGGAGTCCAGCAGCCAGAAAGGGGAGGATACAGGCACCTGTCAGGGCCTGCCAGACAGTGAGTCCTCTTTCACATATACACTAGATGAAAAGGTGGCCGAGTTAGTGGAGTTCCTGCTCCTCAAATACGAAGCAGAGGAGCCTGTAACAGAGGCAGAGATGCTGATGATTGTCATCAAGTACAAAGATTACTTTCCTGTGATACTCAAGAGAGCCCGTGAGTTCATGGAGCTTCTTTTTGGCCTTGCCCTGATAGAAGTGGGCCCTGACCACTTCTGTGTGTTTGCAAACACAGTAGGCCTCACCGATGAGGGTAGTGATGATGAGGGCATGCCCGAGAACAGCCTCCTGATTATTATTCTGAGTGTGATCTTCATAAAGGGCAACTGTGCCTCTGAGGAGGTCATCTGGGAAGTGCTGAATGCAGTAGGGGTATATGCTGGGAGGGAGCACTTCGTCTATGGGGAGCCTAGGGAGCTCCTCACTAAAGTTTGGGTGCAGGGACATTACCTGGAGTATCGGGAGGTGCCCCACAGTTCTCCTCCATATTATGAATTCCTGTGGGGTCCGAGAGCCCATTCAGAAAGCATCAAGAAGAAAGTACTAGAGTTTTTAGCCAAGCTGAACAACACTGTTCCTAGTTCCTTTCCATCCTGGTACAAGGATGCTTTGAAAGATGTGGAAGAGAGAGTCCAGGCCACAATTGATACCGCAGATGATGCCACTGTCATGGCCAGTGAAAGCCTCAGTGTCATGTCCAGCAACGTCTCCTTTTCTGAGTGA